Below is a window of Anaerolineales bacterium DNA.
GCCTTTTCGCGCCGATTATTTTTCCTCCGCCACGGCCACCTTCCCGGCGGATTTCCTGTTCGAACCGGCCACCTTCCGTTCCGTCCACCGCGTCCTTCGGCCCGGCGGACGGTGGATCATCCTTCTCACGGCCTTCCCGGAATGGTTCGCCCAAAGGCTGCTCCCGCAGGAGGATTCCAGGGTCCTAGGCGGCATGAGCGGCCCGCTGATCCGTGCGCTGGGGGATTGCGGTTTTTCGGTCCGGATCGAAATCGTCCGCCGGCCGCGCAGCCGGGTGTTGCTCATCTTGGCGCAAAAACGGCAAGAGACCTGAACACGGAGTAAACCCTTTCACCGCAAAGTCGCCAAGCCCGCAGGGGATTTCTTTATTCCTTTGCGGTCTTTCCGTCTTTGCGGTAAACGGGTTTTTGGAATTCGCGATTAAGCAAAAGCCTCCCGGCGGATCGGAGGAATCCGCCGGAGAGGCTGAGAGAGGATACGCAATCGAGGATCGGCCGGCTGTTAGGAGCGGTTGCCCTTCAGGCGCAGGAACGCCGGAAGGTCGTGATCCTCCCCGCCGTCGGCCATTCCGGAATAAGCCGGGACGCCCGGGCGCACCGCCACTTCCATCGGGATCGCGGTGTTGATCCTCCGCGGCGCGGGTACGGCGGCCGGCGGGATGGCCGAGTTCGGCAGGGTCATCTGCGAAGCCTTCATCGGCGCCGGCCGGGCCAGGATGCGGTCGAGCTTGCGGGTCACCGCGGGCTTCTCGAATCCGGTCGCGATCACCGTGATCCGCAGTTCGTCGGTCAGGCTCGGATCGATCACCGCGCCGAAGATCAGGTTGACGTCGGGATGGGCCGTCTCCTTGATGATCGCCGCCGCCTCGCTGACCTCGAATAGGCTGAGGTTGTTCCCGCCGGTGACGTTGAAGATCACGCCGCGCGCGCCGTCGATGGTGATGTCGAGCAGCTGGCTGGAGATCGCCTGCTCGGCCGCCTTGCGCGCCCGGTCCTCGCCCGAGGCGCGGCCTACGGCCATCAGCGCCGCGCCGCCTTCCTGCATGATCGCCCGCACGTCGGCGAAGTCGACGTTGATCAGGCCGGGGATGGTGATCAGCTCGGAGATCCCCTGCACGCCCTGGCGCAGGACGTCGTCGGCGATGCGGAACGAATCCTGCAGGCTGGCCCGCTTTTCGGTCAGTTGCAGCAGGCGGTCGTTGGGGATCACGATCAGCGTGTTGACGTACTCCTTGAGCTTGGCGATCCCCTCCTCGGCCGTGTGGGCCCGGCGGTTGCCTTCGAACGTGAACGGCTTGGTGACCACCCCGATGGCCAGAGTCCCGACTTCCTTGGCGATCTGGGCCACGATCGGCGCCGCGCCGGTTCCCGTCCCGCCGCCCATCCCGCCGGTGATGAAGACCATGTCCGAGCCCTTGATGATCTCGTAGAGCTCGTCCGCGGATTCCTCGGCGGCCTTCTGGCCTATCTTTGGATCGCCGCCCGCGCCGAGGCCTTTGGTGACCTTTTCGCCGATCCGAACGCGGGTGGGCGCGTTCGAAAGCAGCAGCGCCTGGGCGTCGGTGTTGACCGCCACGAACTCGATTCCCTTGAGATCCTCGGCGATCATCCGGTTGACGGCGTTCTGCCCGCCGCCTCCCACGCCGATCACCTTGATTCTTGCAAACGCCTCCGACCTTTGTACCGATGCCATGGATCCTCCTCTCAATTTGTCGTGTCGCTTTGTCCGATCCGGTTCCGATCCGTTCGCGGATCCCGGTGTTCCGTCCGCGCGGCTCCTCCGCCGCGGGAAGGCCGTCTCAGGGCGCCATGCCTTTCAGAATCGTCTTGATGAAATCCTGGATTTTTTTTCCGAAATCGGCGCCCTCTTTGCGCCGGGGCTTGTGCGCCGGCTTCGCCGCCGAGAGCCCCTGGACTTCCTTCTGCAGCCAAATCAGCAGGCCGACGCTGGTGGCGTAGGCCGGGCTGTTCAATTGATCCACCAGCCCCTTGAGCTCCCCGGGGCCGGCGA
It encodes the following:
- the ftsZ gene encoding cell division protein FtsZ, with the translated sequence MASVQRSEAFARIKVIGVGGGGQNAVNRMIAEDLKGIEFVAVNTDAQALLLSNAPTRVRIGEKVTKGLGAGGDPKIGQKAAEESADELYEIIKGSDMVFITGGMGGGTGTGAAPIVAQIAKEVGTLAIGVVTKPFTFEGNRRAHTAEEGIAKLKEYVNTLIVIPNDRLLQLTEKRASLQDSFRIADDVLRQGVQGISELITIPGLINVDFADVRAIMQEGGAALMAVGRASGEDRARKAAEQAISSQLLDITIDGARGVIFNVTGGNNLSLFEVSEAAAIIKETAHPDVNLIFGAVIDPSLTDELRITVIATGFEKPAVTRKLDRILARPAPMKASQMTLPNSAIPPAAVPAPRRINTAIPMEVAVRPGVPAYSGMADGGEDHDLPAFLRLKGNRS